A single window of Polyodon spathula isolate WHYD16114869_AA chromosome 2, ASM1765450v1, whole genome shotgun sequence DNA harbors:
- the LOC121329749 gene encoding extracellular superoxide dismutase [Cu-Zn]-like: MSAFSFVLVLAIAGTHMSHSEESPTSEENTMKNIQSKVNDLWHSLLHPVALIAKDAQLVYASCEMKPSTKLEEDKPQVTGHVLFRQVYPQGRLESIIDLQGFPKTSNQSRAIHIHEFGDLSDGCDAAGGHFNPFKVNHPKHPGDFGNFLPKDRKIKILKKNIRATMFGPHSFLSRSVVIHEQEDDLGKGDNPASLLNGNAGKRLACCVIGISNKNLWEKTSQSFASSKKKRNARGLAKKQA; encoded by the coding sequence ATGTCAGCATTCAGCTTTGTCCTTGTTCTGGCCATCGCTGGAACCCAcatgtcacacagtgaagaatcGCCAACATCTGAGGAGAACACAATGAAGAACATACAGTCCAAAGTGAACGATTTATGGCACAGCCTGCTTCATCCAGTGGCCTTAATAGCAAAAGATGCACAATTAGTCTATGCTTCATGTGAAATGAAACCAAGCACCAAACTGGAAGAAGACAAACCCCAAGTTACCGGGCATGTGCTTTTCAGGCAAGTTTACCCTCAGGGGAGACTGGAAAGCATCATTGACCTGCAGGGATTCCCCAAAACAAGCAATCAGTCAAGAGCGATTCATATTCATGAGTTTGGGGATCTCAGCGATGGTTGTGATGCTGCCGGAGGTCATTTCAATCCATTCAAGGTTAATCATCCAAAGCATCCAGGTGATTTTGGCAACTTCTTGCCCAAAGACAGGAAgataaaaatattaaagaaaaacatcCGAGCAACTATGTTTGGACCCCATTCATTCCTTAGCAGGTCTGTGGTGATTCATGAGCAGGAGGATGACCTTGGGAAGGGAGACAACCCAGCCAGTCTACTGAATGGCAATGCAGGCAAGAGGTTAGCTTGCTGTGTTATTGGAATCAGCAATAAAAACCTCTGGGAGAAAACTTCTCAATCCTTTGCCAGCAGTAAGAAGAAGAGAAATGCCAGAGGGCTCGCAAAAAAACAAGCCTAG